In Melitaea cinxia chromosome 11, ilMelCinx1.1, whole genome shotgun sequence, a genomic segment contains:
- the LOC123657653 gene encoding chymotrypsin-1-like: MFIVNDFQERILYGEDVKIEDYPFYAALRIEYEEPRGMVGTCGAAIISDIWILTAAHCVSGQHSNEIGYVYVGGESFDNSLQVSYNKVIVHENYQLLNLLTEFKIYVLPIHDIALIRLESPLTFSDKVQPINLPMYPMSDTNVKVIGRGRDETSKLERNICTTTLHQSGGACHGDSGGPLFNGNTLVGLASYLGNKTCETTRVAFYVNVASYVPWIMNNIRP; encoded by the exons atgtttatagtAAATGATTTTCAAGAACGTATTCTGTATGGAGAGGATGTGAAAATAGAGGACTATCCTTTCTACGCCGCTCTTCGTATCGAGTACGAAGAGCCGAGAGGGATGGTGGGAACCTGTGGTGCAGCCATTATTTCTGATATTTGGATATTAACCGCAGCACATTGCGTCTCAGGACAACA TTCAAACGAAATAGGCTACGTTTATGTCGGTGGCGAAAGCTTCGATAACAGCCTTCAAGTTTCGTACAATAAAGTTATCGTACACGAAAACTATCAATTGTTAAACTTACTTACCGAATTCAAAATATATGTTCTACCAATCCATGATATAGCCTTGATCAGACTAGAATCTCCCCTGACATTCTCCGATAAAGTTCAACCTATCAACCTACCGATGTATCCCATGTCAGACACTAACGTGAAAGTCATTGGCAGAGGAAGAGATGAG ACGTCCaaattggaaagaaatatttgtacaactacactacaccagagcggtggTGCTTGTCAC GGTGATTCGGGAGGTCCTCTATTCAATGGCAACACTCTAGTAGGTCTTGCATCGTACTTAGGGAACAAAACGTGCGAAACCACACGTGTAGCATTTTACGTCAACGTTGCGTCTTATGTTCCGTGGATTATGAATAATATTCGTCCTTAA
- the LOC123657652 gene encoding transmembrane protease serine 11F-like yields the protein MASPLMLLNLFLVTFLVQRTFASSHVQPRILYGEDAKIENYPFYAGLANCGAAIISSTWVLTAAHCVADIRTKSGYVWVGGESFANSIKVPYNKVIVHEYYHTAPLIMNDVAVIELATPLKFSKKIQPIKLPTKPVATSKVAFVGRGRDETGKVSANLKKLDLIKLTTEQCVSLLPPQYQSLVKPNIKVLEMMTLCAKRAEDKPSICRGDSGSPLFSGNRLVGLASYIGSERCSELRLGFYVNVTSYVPWIKSVTGL from the exons ATGGCTTCACCCTTGATGTTGCTGAATCTGTTTTTGGTTACGTTTTTAGTTCAACGAACTTTTGCTT CAAGCCATGTCCAACCACGTATACTGTACGGAGAGGATGcgaaaatagaaaattatccCTTTTACGCCGGTCTGGCTAACTGCGGTGCAGCCATTATCTCCAGTACATGGGTCTTGACCGCCGCACACTGCGTTGCAGATATTCG TACAAAAAGTGGCTACGTCTGGGTCGGTGGCGAATCATTCGCCAACAGCATAAAGGTACCATACAACAAAGTCATCGTACATGAATATTATCATACAGCACCGCTAATAATGAATGATGTAGCTGTGATCGAGCTGGCTACTCCATTGAAGTTCTCAAAGAAGATTCAACCTATCAAACTACCGACGAAACCAGTGGCAACGTCCAAAGTAGCTTTCGTTGGTAGAGGGAGAGACGAG ACAGGCAAAGTATCGGCAAATTTGAAGAAGCTAGATCTTATTAAGCTGACAACAGAACAATGTGTCAGCTTATTGCCACCGCAATACCAGTCTCTTGTGAAACCGAACATCAAAGTATTGGAGATGATGACATTATGTGCAAAGAGAGCAGAAGATAAGCCGAGTATTTGTAGa gGTGACTCTGGAAGTCCGTTGTTCAGTGGCAACAGGTTAGTTGGTCTCGCTTCGTACATTGGAAGTGAACGGTGTTCAGAATTACGTTTGGGATTTTATGTGAACGTAACTTCATATGTACCCTGGATCAAGTCTGTTACTGGCCTTTAA